The nucleotide window ATCGCCCATGAAATCAAGAACCCTCTGACACCGATCCAGCTATCGGCCGAACGCATTAATCGCAAGTTTTCCAAGAGCTTGGACGATGAAGATAAAGTCGCGCTGGAGCAGATGACCGAGGTGATCGTGCGCCAGACCAATGACTTGCGCCGGATCGTGGACGAATTCTCCAAATTCGCCCGCATGCCAGAGCCGGAAACGCGAACGGAGGATATGGTTCAACTGTTGAACGATGCACTTTTGCTGCAACGCGCGGGGCAGCCAGACATCCGCTTCATCACCGACATTCCGGATCGAAAAGTGATGGCCGAGGTCGATGCCACGATGATCGGGCAAGCATTGACCAATTTGTTGAAGAATGGCGGTGAAGCGATTGAAAGCCTTCAGGAAAAGGGCGCGCCTGAGGGGCATGAGCCGGAGTTGCGCGTCGATGTGGCGGTCGCGGAAGACACGATCCGCATCGACATCGCCGATAACGGCATCGGCTTGCCACCGGACCGCGCGAAGCTGTTCGAGCCTTACGTCACCACCCGCGACAAGGGCACCGGCCTTGGCCTGCCCATCGTCAAGAAAATCATTGAAGAGCATGGCGGTACGCTTGAGCTGCGCGATGCGCCCCCGTTTTCAGAGGGGGCCCATCGTGGAGCCATGGCGCGCATAACGTTGCCGCGACTGCCCGACAGGCATGGAGAGAGTTGAATGAGTGATATTCTGGTCGTCGATGACGAACGCGATATTCGGGAACTGATCTGCGACATCCTTCAGGACGAGGGCTTCGTGACGCGGATGGCGGGCAATTCGGACGAGGCGATGGCCGAGCTGAACAAGAGCCAGCCGGGGCTGATGATCCTCGATATCTGGCTCAAGGACAGCAACATGGACGGGATCGACATCCTGGGCCATGTGAAACGCGACAATCCCGAAGTCCCGGTCGTAATCATCTCGGGCCACGGCAACGTGGAAATCGCGGTCGCCGCAATTAAGCAGGGCGCGTATGATTTCATCGAGAAGCCGTTCAACATCGACCAGCTGATGGTTGTGATCAAGCGCGCCATGGAAACCTCGCGCCTGCGGCGGGAGAACACGGCGCTCCGGCGGCAGGATTCGCGGTCGTCTGATATGATCGGCTCCTCCTCGGCGTTTCGGACCCTGAAGGGCCAGTTGGAGAAGGTCACGAAGTCCAACGGGCGCGTGATGCTGACGGGTGGACCCGGCTCCGGCAAGGAAGTGGCCGCGCGCTTTATCCACGCAGAATCGAACCGCGCCGATGCGCCCTTCGTCATCGTCTCCTCCGCCTCGATCCAGCCCGATCACATGGAAGAGGTGCTGTTCGGCCGTGAAAGCCAGCAGCGCGGGGTCGAACAAGGCCTACTGGAGCAAGCCCATGGTGGCGTGATCTACTTCGATGAGGTCGCCGATATGCCGCTGGCCACCCAGGCCAAGATCCTGCGGGTGCTGGTGGATCAGAGCTTCACCCGCGTGGGGGGCACCGCGAAAGTCCGGGTCGATCTGCGCGTCATCTCCTCCACCACACGTGACCTGATGGCGGAGATCGCGGCGGGCCGGTTCCGGGAGGAGCTGTATCACCGCCTCAACGTCGTCCCGATCGAGGTGCCGGCGCTTGAGGACCGTCGGGAGGATATTCCCGAACTCGCCCGGCATTTCATCGACCTGCTCAACCAGGAACAGGGCCTTACGGCGCGACCCTTGGGCGAAGACGCAGCCGCGATGCTGCAAACGATGAATTGGCCCGGCAATGCGCGGCAGTTGAAGAACGTCATCGAACGGGTTCTGATCCTGGGGGAAGGCGACGGCCCGATCGAGGCACGCGACCTTCCGGGGCAGGACGAGGCGCCGTCCAGCGATGATGAGATGACGCTGTCGGCCTCCCTCACCACGTTGCCGCTGCGCGAGGCACGCGAATTGTTCGAACGCCAGTACCTGATGGCGCAGATCAACCGGTTCGGCGGAAATATCAGCCGCACAGCAAGTTTCGTGGGTATGGAACGGTCCGCCCTGCACAGAAAACTGAAATCGCTCGGTGTCGTGACGACATCGAAAGCCGGGACACGCGTGGCACAGGTCAGCGAGGATTAGGGCCTAGCGCGCCGGGTTCACGACCAGCGGCGTGCCCGGTCCACGGCGCAAGAGGCAGGTATCCCCCGTCAGGCGCGGCATCACGGTGGTCTGCGTGACCGCCGTGCCTTGCTCGCAATAGGGCAGGTCGATGCGGTCATATCCATTGTCGCCCATGCAGCCCCGGATGGCCTGGCGGCGAAAATCGGCGTTGATGTCGACTGTGTAGGGTTCGCCGGGTTCGAAATATGCGTCCGTCCGGGTGCAAGCGCCAGTTGCATCGCAGGTTTCGGTCGCAGGAATGAAGGTCGGGGCGCGGAGGCGTGTCTCGTTCACGATGGGATATCGGGCAAGGCTCTCTCCCTCGCACATCGCCAGGTCCGCGTCACGGCGCCCGACGCTTACGCCTTCGGAATAATAGACGCTTTGCGCCATACAGCCCGTCACGATCAGGGGGGCGAACAGGATGAGACGTGCGAACATGAGTGGTCCCTCAACGGGGGAAGCGGGCGAAGCAGCAGGCTAGGGGCCGGGAGCGCCACGCTCAACCCCGCCTGCGCTGCCCCGACGCGCCCCGTTGACGCCCAAAGCCCAACCTGCCTAGATGCGCGGCAATCAGGACCCGCCAACGGACACCCGAATGAAGGTCATCATATGCGGCGCTGGCCAGGTCGGCTGGCAGATCGCGCGCCATCTTTCCTCGGAAAACAACGATGTAACCGTGGTCGACAACAATGCCGACCTGGTGCGCCGCGCGACCGATACGCTGGACGTCCAAGGCCTGACGGGCTTTGCCAGCTATCCCGACGTGCTGGACCGTGCGGGCGCCCGCGATGCCGACATGGTGATCGCGGCGACCTTTTCGGACGAAGTGAACATGGTGACATGCCAGGTCGCCCACTCCGTTTTTGGCGTGCCCCGCAAGATCGCGCGCCTTCGGGCGCAGAGCTACCTCGATGCCATATATTCCGACCTCTACCGGCGCGATCACCTTCCCATCGACGTCGTCATCAGCCCCGAGATGGAGGTGGCGGAGGCCGTGCTGAACCGCATCGCATCCCCCTCCACCTTCGATATCGAAAGCTTTCTGGGCGGCGATGCACAGCTTCTGGGCGTGGACCTGGATGAGGATTGTCCGGTTCTCGACACGCCGCTCCGGCAATTGTCGGAGCTGTTTTCGACCCTGCGCGCCATCGTTGTGGGTGTGAGGCGAGACGGCGTTCTGTTCGCGCCGGAGCCGGGGGATCAGCTTTTCGCGGGCGATCAGATCTACGTCTTCACCCACGTCGATGATGTCGACCGCACGATGGATATCTTCGGCAAGACCCGAAAGGCGTTGGAGCGGATCCTGATCATCGGCGGCGGCAATGTGGGCCTGACGGTCGCCAAGAAGCTGGAGAAATCCGCAACCCGGATGCGCACCCGCGTGATCGAGGCGAACCGGGGCCGGGCGGAAATTGCCGCCGATGCGTTGGAACGCACCATCGTGCTTCACGGCGATGGGCTGGACGTTGATTTGTTGCGCGAAGCGGGTGTGGAGCGGGCCGATGTCGTGCTCAGCCTCACCGATGATGACAAGACCAATATGCTGGCCTCCGTCCGGGCGAAATCGGCGGGGGCTGGCATGGCGATCAGCCTCGTGAATGACCCGACGCTCGTGCCGCTGATGCATCCGTTGGGGATCGACGCCTATGTGAACCCGCGCGCCACGACCGTGAGTTCGATCTTGCGGCACATCCGCCACGGGCGGGTGCGCGGCGTCTATTCCATCGGTGACGCCGAGGCTGAGGTGATCGAGGCGCAGGTTCTCTCGACCTCTCCCATCTCGGGCAAGGCGATCCGTGACGTGGATTTCCCCGAAGGCGCGCTGGTGGGCGCGGTGCAGCGCGGTGGCAAGGTGTTCCGCCCCACCGGCTCCACCCGGATTGAGGAGGGCGACGCGGTGGCGATTTTTGCGTTGACCGCCGATGTCCCCGCGGTCGAGGCTTTGCTGCAAGTCTCCATCGACTTCTTCTGAGCGCGGGGCCAGCCGCCAATGGCCGCTTATTTCCGAAACATCCCCTTCTTCGTGGTCCTGATCTTCGTCAGCGGCGGGGCGATGTTCATTCCCGCCATCACGGCGCTGGCGACGGAGGATTATCCGACCGCGCGCGTCTTCTTCTACTGCGCGCTCCTCGTGCTGATGGCGGCCGTCTTGCTTGGGTTCGCGAGCCAAACCCCACGCCGCCGCCCGTCGGAGCGCAGCCATCTGGCCTCACTGGTGCTGGCCTATCTGTGGCTGCCCCTGATCCTGACCCTGCCGATGGAGCAGGCGGTCGGAAACACGCGGATCATCAATGCCTATCTCGACATGGTCTCGGCGCTGACGACCACGGGCGCGCAGGTGTTCGACCCGAGCCGCCTGACCCCGTCGCTGCATCTCTGGCGGGGGCTTGTCGCGTGGTTCGGGGGGCTTCTGATCTGGATCACGGCCTTCGCGGTCCTCGCGCCGCTCAACCTTGGCGGTTACGAGGTGACGTCCGAGGCGGCGGTTCAGGGCAAGGCCGGCCCGTCATCCGGCATGATGCAGGCGGCCAATGCGTCCGAGCGGCTGCGCAAGCACGCCATGCGCCTGACGCCGATCTACGGGGGCCTGACCCTCGCCCTTGGCCTTCTCCTGGTGATCGCGGGGGAGGAGCCGATGGTTGCCGCGATCCACGCCATGTCCACCCTCGCCACCTCCGGCATCACGCCGCTTGCGGGGATGGAGGGACGGCCGGCGGGCCTTGGGGGGGAGGCACTGATCTTGGTCTTCTTTCTGTTCGCGTTGTCCCGGCGCACCTATTCCAGCGGGATCGGGCGCGAATTCCGCACCCGCCTGACCAAGGATCGCGAAATCCGCCTTGCGCTGTTTGCCTGCGTCGTGTTGCCAACGCTTCTGTTCGCCCGGCATTGGTTCGGTGCGCTGGAGGTGGACGAACTGGCCGATGCGAGGGCCGCGCTGCGCGCGCTTTGGGGATCTGTTTTTACGGTCGTGTCGTTCCTGACGACGACCGGTTTCGTGTCCGACGCCTGGGGTGACGCGCGGGCGTGGTCGGGCCTTCCGACCCCGGGCCTGTTGTTGGTCGGTTTGGTTTTGATGGGCGGGGGCGTCGCCACGACGGCGGGCGGTGTGAAGCTCTTGCGGGTATACGCGCTCTACAAACACGGCGTGCGCGAAATGGGAAAGCTCATCTATCCCAACTCGGTCGCCGGGGCAGGGCGCCTTGGCCGCCGCATCCGCCGTGAAGGCGCCTATATCGCCTGGGTCGTGTTCATGCTTCTGGTGCTCAGCATCGCGGTCATCATGGTGGCGTTGGCGGCGACCGGGCTAGATTTCGAAACGGCAATGATCCTTGCCATTTCCGCGCTGACCACGACCGGTCCCCTGGCCAGCGTGGCAGGCGAGGTGCCGATTGATTATTTCACCCTGACCGACGCGGCGAAGCTGATTTGTGCGGCCGCAATGATCGTCGGCCGGGTCGAGACGCTGGTTCTGATCGCGCTCATTAATCCGGCATTCTGGCGGGATTGAGCGGCGGGATCGTGCCATGTTCCCATCGGGGGTGGAAATCCCCTTGAAGTGGCGACATAGTGGCTCGGCAAGATGTGTCCGGGGACCAACCCGGATCGCCTCCAACGGGACCGGAAGAACAATGGCCGAAAATAAACAAAACTTGCAGGACGCGTTTCTCAACCACGTCCGCAAGACAAAAGTTCCAGTGACGATATTCCTGATCAACGGCGTGAAATTGCAAGGCGTGATCACATGGTTTGACAATTTCTGTGTGCTGCTGCGCCGGGATGGTCAATCCCAGCTGGTCTACAAGCACGCGATTTCGACGGTGATGCCCGCGCAGCCCATCAACCTCTACGACGGGGAAGAGTGAGCGCGGATCCCCGTGCCGCGGACGACCCTCATCTGACCGGATCGGGCGATGGCCCGATGCGGGCGCTGGTGCTGCATCCTGACATCAAATCCGACCAGGGACGGCGCGGGCCGGAATTCGCGCTCGACGAAGCCGTGGCTTTGGCCGCCGCACTTCCCGATCTGGAGGTCGTGGGCGCCGATATCGTTCGTCTGCCACGCGCGCAGCCCGGCCTCTTGTTCGGCACTGGCAAGATCGAGGAGATCAGGCAGAGGATCGAAGCCGAAGAGATCGGCCTTGTCCTGATCGACGGCCCTGTCACCCCGGTTCAGCAGCGGAACCTGGAGAAGGCGTGGGGCTGCAAGCTTCTGGATCGCACCGGCTTGATCCTTGAGATTTTCGCCGACCGCGCCGCCACACGCGAGGGCGTATTGCAGGTCGAGTTGGCCGCGCTCAGCTACCAGCGGACGCGCCTGGTGCGGGCCTGGACCCACCTGGAACGCCAGCGCGGCGGGCTTGGCTTCGTGGGCGGCCCGGGCGAGACCCAGATCGAGGCTGACCGACGCGCAATCGACGAGGCGGTCACGCGAATTCGTCGCCAGTTGCAGAAGGTCGTGAAGACCCGCGCGCTCCACCGATCCGCCCGCAAGAAGGTGCCGTATCCGATCGTGGCCCTTGTGGGGTACACCAATGCCGGGAAATCGACCCTTTTCAATCGCCTGACGGGCGCGGATGTCATGGCCAAGGACATGCTCTTTGCCACCCTCGACCCGACGATGCGGGCCGTGACGTTACCCGATGGGATGGACGTGATCCTGTCGGACACCGTGGGCTTCATCAGCGACCTGCCAACGCAATTGGTCGCCGCCTTCCGCGCGACGCTTGAGGAGGTTCTGGACGCCGATCTGATCGTCCACGTGCGCGACATCAGCCATCCTGAAACCGAAGAACAGGCCGCGGATGTCCGCACGATCCTGAGTGATCTGGGCGTTGCCGACACCGCCCGCCAGATCGAGGTCTGGAACAAGGTTGATCGGCTGGACCGGGACACCGCCGATGCGCGCCGGACCGAGGCCGCCCGTCAGCCGCATATCTTCACCACCTCCGCCATCACGGGCGAGGGGATGGAGACGATGCTGGCCGCGATCAGCGAAACCCTATCGCCGCCGCGCTTCGAGGCGGTGCTGGACTTGCCCCATGCGGACGGGCGCAAGCGTGCCTGGCTGTTCGAGCAAGGCGTGGTTGAGCACGAGGAGCAGGGGGATGCTTCGACCCGCCTGCGCGTTCTGTGGACGGCGCGGCAGGAAAAGGCGTTCCGCGTGCTCTGATACTTGGCCGCCATCTGCTTAATCCCCGTCAATTTGTCGGCGTAACGGCGCGCGGTGCTTACGCTCCCTTAACCCGCTCTCGCCATGTCTGGCGCGGATCACGGCGCGGAAGGGAAGGCCACAAATGTCCAATATCGGTGCGATCAAACCGGCTTCTGTCGCGGTGGGCCAAGACATCATTTTCGACGCGCTTCACACGATGCGCACCCATCTTCAGATGGAGATCGCGTATCTTTCCGAGTTCGTCGGGGACAAGTTGGTGTTCCGCGCACTGGACGCACCGGGCCTGGAGCATATCGCACAGGTCGGCGGCACCCGCGATCTGTCGGAGACCTATTGCAATCACATCCTTGCGGGCGACTTGCCCGAATTGATGTCCGATACCCACGACATCCCCTTCGCCGCCGCGATGCCGATCACCAAGGCGTTGCCCATCCGTGCCCATGTCAGCGTGCCGATCGAGCGCAGCGACGGTTCGATCTACGGCATGTTCTGCTGCCTGTCGCCCAATCCCAATTCGTCGCTCAACCAACGTGACCTCGGCCTGATGCGGACCTTCGCGCGCCTCGCCCAGTCGGAGGTGCAACGCACGCTTGAGGTGAAGGCGGAGGCGGAGGCGACAGCGGCGTTGATTGAAACGGCGCTCGGCACCCGAAATTTCGAGATGGTCTACCAACCGATCTTCGATCTCGCCTCGGGTCGGATATCGGGGATGGAGGCGCTGTGCCGCTTCAAGACCGATCCATATCGCGCGCCGAATCTGTGGTTTGACGATGCGGCCCGTGTCGGGAAGGCGGAGTTGCTGGAAATTTGTGTGATCGAAACGGCGCTTGCGGCACTGGGTGATATCCCCCCGGACCTTTACCTGACGCTCAATGCCAGCCCCGAGACCGTGGCCACGGGGCGCCTTGCACCGATCCTGGCACAACACCCGGCGGATCGACTCGTGATCGAGGTGACGGAACACATGCAGGTCGGCGACTGGGCCGCGCTTGACCGGTCGCTTCGCGCGCTGCGCGACATGGGTATCC belongs to Hasllibacter sp. MH4015 and includes:
- the hflX gene encoding GTPase HflX, whose protein sequence is MRALVLHPDIKSDQGRRGPEFALDEAVALAAALPDLEVVGADIVRLPRAQPGLLFGTGKIEEIRQRIEAEEIGLVLIDGPVTPVQQRNLEKAWGCKLLDRTGLILEIFADRAATREGVLQVELAALSYQRTRLVRAWTHLERQRGGLGFVGGPGETQIEADRRAIDEAVTRIRRQLQKVVKTRALHRSARKKVPYPIVALVGYTNAGKSTLFNRLTGADVMAKDMLFATLDPTMRAVTLPDGMDVILSDTVGFISDLPTQLVAAFRATLEEVLDADLIVHVRDISHPETEEQAADVRTILSDLGVADTARQIEVWNKVDRLDRDTADARRTEAARQPHIFTTSAITGEGMETMLAAISETLSPPRFEAVLDLPHADGRKRAWLFEQGVVEHEEQGDASTRLRVLWTARQEKAFRVL
- the trkA gene encoding Trk system potassium transporter TrkA — translated: MKVIICGAGQVGWQIARHLSSENNDVTVVDNNADLVRRATDTLDVQGLTGFASYPDVLDRAGARDADMVIAATFSDEVNMVTCQVAHSVFGVPRKIARLRAQSYLDAIYSDLYRRDHLPIDVVISPEMEVAEAVLNRIASPSTFDIESFLGGDAQLLGVDLDEDCPVLDTPLRQLSELFSTLRAIVVGVRRDGVLFAPEPGDQLFAGDQIYVFTHVDDVDRTMDIFGKTRKALERILIIGGGNVGLTVAKKLEKSATRMRTRVIEANRGRAEIAADALERTIVLHGDGLDVDLLREAGVERADVVLSLTDDDKTNMLASVRAKSAGAGMAISLVNDPTLVPLMHPLGIDAYVNPRATTVSSILRHIRHGRVRGVYSIGDAEAEVIEAQVLSTSPISGKAIRDVDFPEGALVGAVQRGGKVFRPTGSTRIEEGDAVAIFALTADVPAVEALLQVSIDFF
- a CDS encoding TrkH family potassium uptake protein, which translates into the protein MAAYFRNIPFFVVLIFVSGGAMFIPAITALATEDYPTARVFFYCALLVLMAAVLLGFASQTPRRRPSERSHLASLVLAYLWLPLILTLPMEQAVGNTRIINAYLDMVSALTTTGAQVFDPSRLTPSLHLWRGLVAWFGGLLIWITAFAVLAPLNLGGYEVTSEAAVQGKAGPSSGMMQAANASERLRKHAMRLTPIYGGLTLALGLLLVIAGEEPMVAAIHAMSTLATSGITPLAGMEGRPAGLGGEALILVFFLFALSRRTYSSGIGREFRTRLTKDREIRLALFACVVLPTLLFARHWFGALEVDELADARAALRALWGSVFTVVSFLTTTGFVSDAWGDARAWSGLPTPGLLLVGLVLMGGGVATTAGGVKLLRVYALYKHGVREMGKLIYPNSVAGAGRLGRRIRREGAYIAWVVFMLLVLSIAVIMVALAATGLDFETAMILAISALTTTGPLASVAGEVPIDYFTLTDAAKLICAAAMIVGRVETLVLIALINPAFWRD
- the hfq gene encoding RNA chaperone Hfq, which codes for MAENKQNLQDAFLNHVRKTKVPVTIFLINGVKLQGVITWFDNFCVLLRRDGQSQLVYKHAISTVMPAQPINLYDGEE
- a CDS encoding sigma-54 dependent transcriptional regulator, whose translation is MSDILVVDDERDIRELICDILQDEGFVTRMAGNSDEAMAELNKSQPGLMILDIWLKDSNMDGIDILGHVKRDNPEVPVVIISGHGNVEIAVAAIKQGAYDFIEKPFNIDQLMVVIKRAMETSRLRRENTALRRQDSRSSDMIGSSSAFRTLKGQLEKVTKSNGRVMLTGGPGSGKEVAARFIHAESNRADAPFVIVSSASIQPDHMEEVLFGRESQQRGVEQGLLEQAHGGVIYFDEVADMPLATQAKILRVLVDQSFTRVGGTAKVRVDLRVISSTTRDLMAEIAAGRFREELYHRLNVVPIEVPALEDRREDIPELARHFIDLLNQEQGLTARPLGEDAAAMLQTMNWPGNARQLKNVIERVLILGEGDGPIEARDLPGQDEAPSSDDEMTLSASLTTLPLREARELFERQYLMAQINRFGGNISRTASFVGMERSALHRKLKSLGVVTTSKAGTRVAQVSED
- a CDS encoding EAL domain-containing protein yields the protein MSNIGAIKPASVAVGQDIIFDALHTMRTHLQMEIAYLSEFVGDKLVFRALDAPGLEHIAQVGGTRDLSETYCNHILAGDLPELMSDTHDIPFAAAMPITKALPIRAHVSVPIERSDGSIYGMFCCLSPNPNSSLNQRDLGLMRTFARLAQSEVQRTLEVKAEAEATAALIETALGTRNFEMVYQPIFDLASGRISGMEALCRFKTDPYRAPNLWFDDAARVGKAELLEICVIETALAALGDIPPDLYLTLNASPETVATGRLAPILAQHPADRLVIEVTEHMQVGDWAALDRSLRALRDMGIRVAIDDAGAGYSGLQQMVRLKPEIIKLDRSLVDHIDEDRARRSLCAAMVHYATETGAALVAEGIERQEEVEVLRDLGVDRGQGYLLAKPMPLRELLETHHGAQKT